A part of Campylobacter concisus genomic DNA contains:
- a CDS encoding isoleucine--tRNA ligase: protein MDYKETLLLPETNFPMRGNLPQNEPQRLKSWYEDRKVYEKMKKNRQNAAKNFNIHDGPPYANGHLHIGHALNKILKDIITKTHYFYGENVRYVPGWDCHGLPIEQQVEVKLGDKKKELSKVEIRELCRQHAREFIDIQRNEFKSLGIIGDFENPYMTMKFEFEADIYKALCEIAKKGLLIERSKPVYWSWAARSALAEAEVEYEEKEDYSIYVAFELDNDALEKLGVKEASAVIWTTTPWTLPANQAISLKPDEIYVLTAENLIFAKPLLESIVESGLSKGEVKKEFKSSLLENTHAINPLNGRKSRFLLGDHVMMDGGTGLVHTAPGHGEDDYYVCLKYGFSEILMPVDDGGCYDESLKHHGLFRSDMVDEFVGMHIFKANEKILELLGKNLLSVSKFRHSYPFCWRTHKPVIYRATKQWFIAMDEAKLGGKTLRQTAREELEKVKFYPSVGIKRIGSMIENRPDWCISRQRDWGVPIAFFRDKATKEVIFDSEILDHIVAIFKEKGADAWWALSIDELLPKGSKYKAENLEKVMDILDVWFDSGSTWHAVLQSDNYDAGKYPSSMYLEGSDQHRGWFQSSLLVSTAINSHAPYESILTHGFTVDAKGEKMSKSKGNVIAPQDVAKTHGVEILRLWVGMSDYSSDLKISEDILKQISEQYRKIRNTIRFLLANVNDLVSLNTEFNILDKWILARAKKVFDEASACFRNYDFSKGFNILLNFLSADLSGVYLDVCKDRLYCDAKDAPRRRSAQSAMAIITKALLPLIAPTLTYTVDEVMDYAPKIIKGEAKDAFDLVYEPIKFDLSFEDELLFASREKFNEIVDVLKKDKKIKSTLELSLETTNHNITSYDEREVADLYMVSSVRAYDDSEPLAEFEFEGDKFKIIASNLHKCPRCWKFNASKEDALCPRCEEVISAK, encoded by the coding sequence ATGGACTACAAAGAGACACTTTTACTCCCAGAGACAAATTTCCCGATGCGCGGAAATCTCCCACAAAATGAACCACAAAGACTAAAATCATGGTACGAAGACCGCAAGGTTTACGAAAAAATGAAGAAAAATCGCCAAAATGCGGCTAAAAATTTCAACATCCACGACGGCCCTCCGTATGCAAACGGCCACCTACACATCGGCCACGCGTTAAATAAAATTTTAAAAGATATCATTACAAAAACGCACTATTTTTACGGCGAAAACGTCCGCTACGTGCCAGGCTGGGACTGCCACGGCTTGCCGATCGAGCAGCAAGTCGAAGTAAAGCTTGGCGATAAGAAAAAAGAGCTTAGTAAGGTCGAGATCAGAGAGCTTTGCAGGCAGCACGCGAGAGAATTTATAGACATTCAAAGAAATGAATTTAAAAGCCTTGGCATCATCGGCGACTTTGAAAATCCATACATGACGATGAAATTTGAGTTTGAGGCTGACATCTACAAAGCACTTTGCGAGATCGCTAAAAAAGGCCTTTTGATAGAAAGAAGCAAGCCAGTTTACTGGAGCTGGGCAGCTAGATCGGCGCTGGCTGAAGCTGAGGTCGAGTACGAGGAGAAAGAGGACTACTCTATTTACGTAGCCTTTGAGCTTGATAACGACGCGCTAGAAAAGCTTGGCGTAAAAGAGGCGAGCGCTGTCATCTGGACGACTACGCCTTGGACACTTCCAGCAAATCAAGCCATAAGCCTAAAACCAGATGAAATTTACGTGCTAACGGCTGAAAATTTGATCTTTGCAAAGCCACTACTTGAGAGTATCGTGGAAAGCGGTCTAAGCAAGGGCGAAGTAAAAAAAGAGTTTAAATCAAGCTTGCTTGAAAACACTCACGCGATAAATCCATTAAACGGCAGAAAGTCACGATTTTTGCTAGGTGATCACGTTATGATGGATGGTGGTACTGGACTTGTTCATACAGCTCCAGGACACGGCGAGGACGACTACTACGTATGTTTGAAATATGGCTTTAGTGAAATTTTGATGCCAGTTGATGATGGTGGCTGCTACGATGAGAGCCTAAAACATCACGGACTATTTAGAAGCGACATGGTAGATGAGTTTGTCGGTATGCACATCTTTAAAGCAAATGAAAAAATTTTAGAGCTACTTGGCAAAAATTTACTTAGCGTCTCTAAATTTAGACACTCTTATCCATTCTGCTGGAGAACACATAAGCCTGTTATTTATAGAGCTACAAAGCAGTGGTTTATTGCTATGGATGAGGCAAAACTAGGCGGAAAAACACTTAGACAAACAGCGCGCGAGGAGCTTGAAAAGGTTAAATTTTACCCAAGCGTTGGTATAAAAAGAATAGGCTCAATGATAGAAAATCGCCCAGACTGGTGCATCTCACGTCAGCGTGACTGGGGCGTGCCGATCGCGTTTTTCAGAGATAAAGCGACAAAAGAAGTTATATTTGATAGTGAAATTTTAGACCACATCGTGGCTATCTTTAAAGAAAAAGGCGCTGATGCGTGGTGGGCGCTAAGCATAGACGAGCTTTTGCCAAAGGGCTCAAAGTACAAGGCTGAAAATTTAGAAAAAGTGATGGATATCCTTGATGTTTGGTTTGATAGCGGCTCGACATGGCATGCGGTCTTGCAAAGCGATAACTACGACGCTGGCAAATACCCTTCAAGCATGTATCTAGAAGGCTCAGATCAGCACCGCGGCTGGTTTCAAAGCTCGCTTCTAGTAAGCACAGCTATAAATTCTCACGCACCTTATGAGAGCATATTAACTCACGGCTTTACAGTCGATGCTAAGGGCGAGAAGATGAGTAAGAGCAAGGGCAATGTCATCGCTCCACAAGACGTAGCCAAGACTCACGGCGTGGAAATTTTACGCCTTTGGGTTGGCATGAGTGATTACTCAAGTGACCTAAAAATAAGCGAAGATATATTAAAACAAATAAGCGAGCAATACCGCAAAATCCGCAACACTATACGCTTCTTACTAGCAAACGTAAATGATCTTGTGAGCTTAAATACAGAGTTTAACATCCTTGATAAGTGGATATTAGCTCGTGCTAAAAAGGTCTTTGACGAGGCGAGCGCTTGCTTTAGAAACTACGACTTTTCAAAGGGCTTTAATATCCTTTTAAATTTCCTATCAGCCGATCTTAGCGGCGTATATCTTGATGTTTGCAAAGATAGACTTTACTGCGACGCAAAAGACGCCCCAAGAAGAAGATCAGCTCAAAGCGCGATGGCGATCATCACAAAGGCGCTTTTACCACTCATCGCTCCAACGCTTACTTACACCGTTGATGAGGTGATGGACTATGCTCCAAAGATCATCAAGGGCGAGGCAAAAGACGCGTTTGATCTAGTCTATGAGCCAATCAAATTCGACCTTAGCTTTGAAGATGAGCTACTTTTTGCCAGTAGGGAGAAATTTAACGAGATCGTGGACGTTCTTAAGAAGGACAAAAAGATAAAATCAACCCTAGAGCTAAGTCTAGAAACCACAAACCACAACATCACAAGCTACGACGAGCGCGAAGTGGCCGATCTTTACATGGTAAGCTCGGTTAGAGCTTATGATGATAGCGAGCCACTAGCCGAGTTTGAGTTTGAGGGTGATAAATTTAAGATCATAGCAAGCAACCTTCACAAATGCCCAAGATGCTGGAAATTTAATGCTAGCAAAGAAGATGCGCTATGCCCAAGATGCGAAGAGGTCATAAGTGCTAAGTGA
- the gatA gene encoding aspartyl/glutamyl-tRNA amidotransferase subunit A (allows the formation of correctly charged Asn-tRNA(Asn) or Gln-tRNA(Gln) through the transamidation of misacylated Asp-tRNA(Asn) or Glu-tRNA(Gln) in organisms which lack either or both of asparaginyl-tRNA or glutaminyl-tRNA synthetases; reaction takes place in the presence of glutamine and ATP through an activated phospho-Asp-tRNA(Asn) or phospho-Glu-tRNA), producing the protein MVTLKEALKFSAEEIKNLRAELEEKIIKEKELGAYVEQLANLEIAKLGEGVPIAIKDNIQVKGWSVTSASKILQGYVAPYNATVIEKLLSKNLAPFGRTNMDEFAMGSTTESSFYGKTLNPLNHAHVPGGSSGGSAAAVAAGLAVAALGSDTGGSIRQPAAFCGCVGLKPTYGRVSRYGLGAYSSSLDQIGPIAQNVEDAAILYDAIAGHDPKDSTSADVPFVSVSDKIDGEKKLKICVIKNYVENASEQTKAALNLAIEKLKSHGHSVTYTNFEDSKYDVAAYYIIATAEASANLSRYDGVRYGRRAEARNLKELYVNSRSEGFGEEVKRRILLGTFVLSSGYYDAYYIKAQKARAHIKAQYEKILEENDLIFMPVAPSTAYKFGAHSDPLQAYLSDIYTISVNLAGLPAISVPVGKDDQNLNVSAQLIAKAWDEQTLINGAKSLENLIKG; encoded by the coding sequence GTGGTAACTTTAAAAGAAGCTTTGAAATTTTCAGCTGAAGAGATAAAAAATTTAAGAGCCGAGCTTGAGGAAAAAATCATAAAAGAAAAAGAGCTTGGCGCTTATGTCGAGCAGCTAGCAAATTTAGAGATCGCAAAACTAGGCGAGGGCGTGCCTATCGCTATAAAAGACAACATCCAAGTAAAAGGCTGGAGCGTCACAAGTGCTTCTAAAATTTTACAAGGCTACGTAGCACCTTACAACGCAACCGTTATCGAGAAGCTACTTAGCAAAAATTTAGCTCCATTTGGCCGCACAAATATGGACGAATTTGCGATGGGAAGCACGACTGAGAGCTCATTTTACGGCAAAACACTAAACCCACTAAATCATGCTCACGTCCCAGGTGGCAGTAGTGGTGGCTCAGCAGCAGCAGTCGCAGCTGGCCTTGCAGTAGCCGCACTTGGTAGTGACACTGGTGGCTCGATCCGCCAACCAGCGGCATTTTGCGGATGCGTAGGGCTTAAGCCAACTTATGGTAGAGTGAGCAGATATGGCCTTGGTGCCTACTCAAGCAGCCTTGATCAAATAGGACCTATCGCTCAAAACGTAGAAGATGCAGCCATTTTATATGACGCGATCGCTGGACACGACCCAAAAGATAGCACGAGCGCAGATGTGCCGTTTGTGAGCGTTAGCGACAAGATAGATGGCGAGAAGAAGCTAAAAATTTGTGTCATCAAAAACTACGTCGAAAACGCAAGCGAGCAGACAAAAGCTGCTTTAAATTTAGCCATAGAAAAGCTAAAATCACACGGACACAGCGTAACTTACACAAATTTTGAAGACTCAAAATATGACGTCGCAGCCTACTACATCATCGCAACCGCAGAGGCAAGCGCAAATTTAAGCCGCTACGATGGAGTAAGATATGGCAGACGTGCAGAGGCTAGAAATTTAAAAGAGCTATATGTAAATTCACGCTCAGAAGGCTTTGGCGAAGAGGTAAAAAGAAGAATTTTGCTTGGTACATTTGTACTAAGTAGCGGATACTACGATGCTTACTACATCAAAGCGCAAAAAGCAAGAGCACATATAAAAGCTCAGTACGAGAAAATTTTAGAAGAAAATGATCTCATCTTCATGCCAGTTGCTCCAAGCACAGCTTATAAATTTGGAGCACACAGCGATCCGCTTCAAGCCTATCTAAGCGACATCTACACGATTAGCGTAAATTTAGCAGGCCTACCAGCTATCTCTGTGCCAGTTGGCAAAGATGATCAAAATTTAAACGTGAGCGCCCAGCTCATCGCAAAAGCGTGGGACGAACAGACCTTGATAAATGGTGCTAAGAGCCTAGAAAATTTAATAAAAGGATAA
- the metX gene encoding homoserine O-acetyltransferase (Catalyzes the conversion of acetyl-CoA and L-homoserine to CoA and O-acetyl-L-homoserine) → MLNLQTRTIKFNEPLYLESGRMLSNFKLIYETYGTLNADKSNVIVICHALTGSHHAAGTYAADEKAGWWDGLIGSKKAVDTDKFYVICVNILGSCFGSTSPLSVDRSSGKEYRLNFPVLAISDVVKAQMRLFSELGITRARAVIGGSLGGMQALCYAIEFPEFAQDIIMLASTYQTKPWAIAFNKIAIEAILNDENFKNGEYDVEFIRKNGLKGMAFGRMAGHISFLSPDSMDEKFGRNYVETDGLYELSGRFQVDRYMEYNGYNFPKRFDPLSYLYIVKMMNIFDCTRHYDNLKDALAPIKANLHLIAFKGDLLFPPSCMREIYDALCEMGRELKTNFVEIDSNYGHDAFLVEIEKFDGYIKNILKG, encoded by the coding sequence GTGTTAAACCTGCAAACTAGAACTATTAAATTTAACGAGCCACTCTATCTTGAGAGTGGCCGTATGCTATCAAATTTTAAGCTTATTTATGAGACTTACGGCACGCTAAATGCCGATAAAAGCAACGTTATCGTCATCTGCCACGCACTAACAGGCTCGCACCACGCAGCTGGCACCTACGCAGCTGATGAGAAAGCTGGCTGGTGGGACGGGCTAATAGGCAGTAAAAAGGCGGTTGATACCGATAAATTTTACGTTATCTGCGTAAATATCCTAGGCTCGTGCTTTGGCTCTACCTCACCACTAAGTGTGGATAGAAGCAGTGGCAAAGAGTATAGGCTAAATTTCCCAGTCCTTGCCATAAGTGATGTGGTAAAGGCGCAAATGAGGTTATTTAGCGAGCTTGGTATCACAAGAGCAAGAGCCGTTATCGGCGGCAGTCTTGGCGGTATGCAGGCACTTTGCTACGCTATCGAGTTTCCAGAGTTTGCCCAAGATATCATAATGCTTGCAAGTACCTATCAGACTAAGCCATGGGCGATAGCGTTTAACAAAATCGCCATCGAAGCCATTTTAAACGATGAAAATTTCAAAAACGGCGAATATGACGTGGAATTTATAAGAAAAAATGGGCTAAAAGGTATGGCTTTTGGCAGGATGGCAGGGCATATCAGCTTTTTAAGCCCTGATAGCATGGATGAGAAATTTGGACGAAACTACGTGGAGACAGACGGTCTTTACGAGCTTTCTGGGCGCTTTCAGGTGGATCGCTACATGGAGTACAACGGTTACAACTTCCCAAAGAGGTTTGACCCACTAAGCTACCTATATATCGTAAAAATGATGAACATCTTTGACTGTACAAGACACTATGACAATCTAAAAGACGCTCTTGCACCGATCAAAGCAAATTTACATCTAATCGCTTTCAAAGGCGATCTACTCTTTCCGCCAAGCTGTATGAGAGAAATTTATGACGCACTTTGTGAGATGGGGCGAGAGTTGAAGACAAATTTTGTAGAGATAGATAGCAACTACGGCCACGACGCATTTTTGGTTGAGATAGAAAAATTTGATGGATATATAAAAAATATATTAAAAGGATAG
- a CDS encoding exodeoxyribonuclease VII small subunit: MEQKEQSFEEKLALADKILNDLNKDDVSLENSIKLHEQGKKLLNEAREILENAKLSIKQVDDE; encoded by the coding sequence ATGGAGCAAAAAGAGCAAAGTTTTGAAGAGAAATTAGCCCTAGCAGATAAAATTTTAAACGATCTAAACAAAGATGATGTGAGCCTGGAAAATAGCATAAAACTACACGAGCAGGGTAAAAAGCTATTAAATGAAGCAAGAGAAATTTTAGAAAACGCAAAACTTAGCATAAAGCAGGTGGACGATGAGTAG
- a CDS encoding carbon-nitrogen hydrolase codes for MSRICALQLPTQPLSEARLDYYLKICADENARLVVLGEYVLNSFFKELIGMPKSLIKEQSERKKEALFAMAKKYDLNIVAPIVNLKGKEIFKSLAKFTPTQVKLYDQQILMPYAHWNEAKFFNNTSDELNLPIFTYDKFKVGVMFGFEAHFDVCWAYMSAKKVDIVLVPTACTFFSQARWEELLKVRAFTNNVYVLRVNRVGSHKSDDEQWSFYGDSMLINPFGEIKNRLGKNEEMMIDELSKKELSEARSTWGFMHIEAKFKR; via the coding sequence ATGAGTAGAATTTGCGCCCTTCAGCTACCAACGCAGCCTTTAAGCGAGGCGAGGCTTGATTATTATCTAAAAATTTGTGCGGACGAAAATGCAAGGCTAGTTGTGCTTGGTGAATATGTGCTAAATAGCTTTTTTAAAGAGCTTATTGGCATGCCAAAAAGCCTTATAAAAGAGCAAAGCGAGCGCAAGAAAGAGGCTCTTTTTGCAATGGCAAAAAAGTATGATCTAAATATTGTTGCACCCATTGTAAATCTAAAAGGCAAGGAAATTTTTAAAAGTCTAGCTAAATTTACCCCAACACAAGTCAAGCTATATGATCAGCAAATTCTCATGCCTTACGCTCACTGGAATGAGGCGAAATTCTTTAATAACACAAGCGATGAGCTAAATTTACCTATCTTTACATATGATAAATTTAAGGTTGGCGTCATGTTTGGCTTCGAGGCGCACTTTGATGTGTGCTGGGCCTATATGAGCGCTAAAAAGGTCGATATCGTGCTCGTGCCAACGGCTTGTACATTTTTTTCTCAGGCGCGCTGGGAGGAGCTTTTAAAGGTTAGGGCCTTTACAAACAACGTCTATGTGCTACGTGTAAACCGCGTAGGTAGCCACAAGAGCGACGATGAGCAGTGGAGTTTTTATGGAGATTCTATGCTTATTAATCCATTTGGTGAGATCAAAAATAGACTTGGTAAAAATGAAGAGATGATGATCGATGAGCTTAGTAAAAAGGAGCTTAGCGAGGCTAGAAGCACCTGGGGCTTTATGCATATAGAGGCGAAATTTAAAAGATAA
- a CDS encoding UDP-N-acetylmuramate--L-alanine ligase, giving the protein MKKVHFIGIGGIGISAIARFLHEKGHKISGSDIKESKTTLELQDEGIEVITPHCKEAIKDQDFVVYSAAIKDDNIELVEARNKGIKCFSRKEILPYVLEDKCVFAVAGAHGKSTTSAMLASLIEGSVIIGAISKQFGSNMRYAKSDNVVFEADESDSSFLNSNPYLAIVTNAEPEHMEHYDYDLAKFYAAYKGFLERAKVRVINAEDEFLSTLKLDAIRLYPSTDITELTMVVRDYQPYTSFNLKNLGKFEAFGMGEHIAIDASLAILAAMHETPLKDIRENLLNFKGIKKRFDILCANKNFVLIDDYAHHPTEIKATLKSVFEYAKILGINSVTAIFQPHRYTRLSTNLAGFKECFKGVDELVILPVYAAGENPIEVDMKSEFSEYNPIFTDKVERVEDGIEFTDEFGVKNRLSDGIVVGFGAGDISVQLRGGY; this is encoded by the coding sequence ATCAAAAAAGTCCATTTCATAGGCATTGGCGGCATCGGCATCTCAGCCATCGCTAGATTTTTACACGAAAAAGGCCACAAGATAAGTGGCAGCGACATCAAAGAGAGCAAGACGACTCTTGAGCTTCAAGATGAAGGAATCGAGGTTATCACTCCGCACTGTAAAGAGGCGATAAAAGACCAAGACTTTGTGGTCTACTCAGCGGCGATAAAAGACGACAATATCGAGCTAGTGGAGGCCAGAAACAAGGGCATAAAGTGTTTTTCTAGAAAAGAAATTTTGCCTTATGTGCTTGAAGATAAATGTGTCTTTGCGGTAGCTGGCGCGCACGGCAAAAGCACCACCTCAGCGATGCTAGCAAGCCTCATTGAGGGCTCAGTGATCATTGGCGCCATCTCAAAGCAGTTTGGCTCAAATATGCGCTATGCAAAGAGCGATAACGTCGTATTTGAGGCAGATGAGAGCGACTCGAGCTTCCTAAACTCAAACCCATATCTAGCCATTGTCACCAACGCAGAGCCAGAGCACATGGAGCACTACGACTACGATCTAGCTAAATTTTACGCAGCCTACAAGGGCTTTTTGGAACGCGCGAAAGTTAGAGTAATAAACGCTGAGGACGAGTTTTTAAGCACGCTTAAGCTTGATGCGATCAGGCTCTATCCAAGTACCGATATAACTGAGCTTACGATGGTGGTAAGAGACTATCAGCCATACACCAGCTTTAATCTTAAAAATTTAGGCAAATTTGAAGCCTTTGGTATGGGCGAGCACATCGCCATAGACGCCTCTTTGGCCATTCTTGCTGCGATGCACGAGACTCCGCTAAAAGATATCAGAGAAAATTTACTAAATTTTAAAGGCATAAAAAAGCGTTTTGACATACTTTGTGCAAACAAAAATTTTGTCCTAATAGACGACTACGCACACCATCCAACCGAGATAAAAGCGACGTTAAAATCAGTCTTTGAATACGCCAAAATTTTAGGCATAAACAGCGTCACAGCAATATTTCAGCCACACCGCTACACAAGGCTTAGCACAAATTTAGCTGGCTTTAAAGAGTGTTTTAAAGGTGTCGATGAGCTTGTTATCTTGCCAGTTTATGCAGCCGGTGAAAATCCGATCGAGGTTGATATGAAGAGCGAATTTAGCGAGTATAACCCGATCTTTACAGACAAGGTTGAGCGAGTCGAGGACGGCATCGAATTTACAGATGAATTTGGTGTCAAAAACCGCCTAAGTGACGGCATCGTAGTTGGTTTTGGAGCGGGTGATATCAGCGTGCAGCTAAGAGGCGGCTACTAA
- a CDS encoding DNA strand exchange inhibitor protein: MTEEIFLKLDLGEYLEKFNSFLARQKPLFLQGDSKIHFENISELSKYDFKAPDEIKELDDALMRLSKQAVLHISEIYEFAKIIKYFSYLKKQKFEGRLGEWIAKVEIPEAISQMANSFDENGEFSDSVDERFYAIKQAFSEKKRQIDAELKKLIYSKHITPYLVDTQTHYINSQEALLVRGGFNHALKGTVIARSSSGYFYVAPASTERLKKEQSELLDRKEEIIFEHCKKFSLQMSKSLLFLKFINNAFDQFDAYQARVNLARSRDYEFVLPNSSHVIKLEKFAHPALKNPKSVSVDFSKKVLLITGVNAGGKSMLLKSIISAALLAKYLLPMRIDANRSSIGSFKEFDAIIEDPQSVKNDISTFAGRMVHFARLFTKKSIIIGIDEIELGTDFEEAASLYGVMIERLITQDIKMIITTHHKRLAMLLAKNPEVELVAALYDETAQRPKFEFLKGTIGKSYAFETAARYGISQNLVAQAKKIYGEDKENLNEIITKTLNLQTKLDEGIKEVTAKEERLERLLEEQKELKEKNEIKLNATISRLEKEYFEAINAAKAVINFKDIKDKQRALNVANEKKAAIVKPKKTERESLKVGDRVKYENIKGTVLSISKNDATIESNGINLRVPLELLRKNGNEVVLPKKGGVSLNVDKPKSASLSIDLHGMRADEAIAKLDKFISDSLVMGFDEVSVFHGIGTGKLAFAVKNFLKEHPSVKEFFDAPANQGGYGAKIVRL, translated from the coding sequence ATGACTGAAGAGATATTTTTAAAGCTTGATTTGGGCGAGTATTTAGAGAAATTTAACTCTTTTTTAGCAAGGCAAAAACCGCTATTTTTGCAAGGCGACAGTAAAATCCACTTTGAAAACATTAGCGAGCTTTCAAAGTATGATTTTAAGGCGCCTGATGAGATAAAAGAGCTTGATGACGCACTTATGAGACTTAGCAAGCAAGCAGTGCTTCACATCAGTGAAATTTACGAGTTTGCAAAGATTATTAAATATTTTTCATATCTAAAAAAGCAAAAATTTGAAGGCAGGCTTGGCGAGTGGATCGCAAAGGTAGAAATCCCTGAAGCGATAAGCCAGATGGCAAACAGCTTTGATGAAAACGGCGAGTTTAGTGACAGCGTGGATGAGAGATTTTATGCGATAAAGCAGGCGTTTAGTGAGAAAAAACGCCAGATCGACGCTGAGCTTAAAAAGCTTATCTACTCAAAGCATATCACGCCCTATCTAGTCGATACCCAGACGCACTACATCAACTCGCAAGAGGCACTTTTGGTGCGTGGCGGCTTTAATCACGCCCTAAAAGGCACCGTGATCGCTAGAAGCTCAAGTGGCTACTTCTACGTCGCTCCTGCAAGCACCGAGCGCCTAAAAAAGGAGCAAAGCGAGCTACTTGATAGAAAAGAGGAGATCATTTTTGAGCACTGTAAGAAATTTAGCTTGCAGATGAGCAAGAGCCTGCTTTTTTTGAAATTTATAAATAACGCTTTTGATCAGTTTGACGCATATCAGGCTCGTGTAAATTTGGCTAGATCACGTGACTATGAGTTTGTTTTGCCAAACAGCTCACACGTTATCAAGCTTGAGAAATTTGCCCACCCGGCGCTAAAAAATCCAAAGAGCGTGAGTGTGGATTTTAGTAAAAAGGTACTTTTAATAACCGGTGTAAATGCTGGCGGTAAGTCGATGCTTTTAAAATCAATCATCTCAGCCGCGCTACTTGCAAAATATTTACTACCTATGCGTATCGACGCAAATCGCTCAAGCATCGGCTCTTTTAAAGAATTTGACGCGATCATAGAAGATCCGCAAAGCGTAAAAAATGACATCTCGACCTTTGCTGGCAGGATGGTGCATTTTGCAAGGCTTTTTACTAAAAAATCGATCATCATCGGCATCGACGAGATCGAGCTTGGCACCGACTTCGAGGAGGCTGCGAGCTTGTATGGCGTCATGATAGAGCGTCTCATCACTCAAGATATCAAAATGATCATCACGACCCACCACAAGCGCCTTGCGATGTTGCTAGCTAAAAATCCAGAGGTTGAGCTAGTGGCGGCACTTTACGACGAGACGGCACAAAGGCCAAAATTTGAGTTTTTAAAAGGCACGATCGGCAAGTCTTATGCCTTTGAAACAGCGGCAAGATACGGCATATCTCAAAATCTAGTGGCGCAGGCTAAGAAAATTTATGGTGAAGATAAAGAGAATTTGAACGAGATCATCACAAAGACGCTAAATTTACAAACTAAGCTTGATGAGGGCATAAAAGAGGTCACGGCAAAAGAGGAGCGGCTGGAGCGCTTGCTCGAGGAGCAAAAAGAGCTAAAAGAGAAAAATGAGATCAAGCTAAATGCGACTATTTCACGTCTGGAAAAAGAGTATTTTGAAGCAATAAATGCGGCAAAAGCGGTTATAAATTTCAAGGATATAAAAGACAAACAAAGAGCGCTAAATGTGGCAAATGAGAAAAAAGCTGCTATCGTTAAGCCTAAAAAAACTGAGCGTGAGAGCCTAAAAGTAGGCGATAGAGTGAAGTATGAAAATATAAAAGGCACGGTTTTAAGCATCTCAAAAAATGATGCAACGATCGAATCAAATGGCATAAATCTGCGCGTGCCACTTGAGCTTTTAAGAAAAAATGGCAACGAAGTAGTCTTGCCTAAAAAAGGTGGTGTGAGCCTAAATGTCGATAAGCCAAAGTCTGCCTCGCTCTCAATTGATCTACACGGCATGAGAGCTGACGAGGCGATAGCAAAGCTTGATAAATTTATCTCAGATAGTCTTGTTATGGGGTTTGATGAGGTTAGTGTATTTCACGGTATCGGTACAGGTAAGCTTGCCTTTGCTGTTAAAAATTTCTTAAAAGAGCATCCAAGTGTGAAAGAGTTTTTTGACGCACCTGCGAATCAGGGTGGATACGGCGCTAAAATAGTCAGGCTTTAA